In a genomic window of Thalassotalea piscium:
- the tpx gene encoding thiol peroxidase, producing MNLSQIVCIALLIIYNSATFASSLLNEELPQSNNLVKAGDKYITLLGYQVNVGDEAPMFKVVNESFVPVNLSDYSDKIVLISAVPSLDTGVCSIQTKRFNEEVANLPKDIQILTISNDLPFAQKRFCKAENIDKITVLSDSVWRDFATKYGILIKDMGLLTRSIFIIDTSGKIAYKELVPNISDHPNYEMALATLKALSPDQKMAGEPKNH from the coding sequence ATGAATTTATCACAAATTGTCTGTATTGCATTACTTATTATTTACAATTCCGCAACTTTTGCTTCATCATTACTTAATGAAGAGCTGCCTCAAAGCAATAACCTAGTAAAAGCTGGTGACAAATATATCACCTTGCTTGGGTACCAAGTAAATGTAGGTGACGAAGCCCCTATGTTTAAAGTGGTTAATGAGAGCTTTGTTCCTGTTAACCTTTCAGACTACTCTGATAAAATTGTACTAATTTCAGCAGTCCCAAGTTTAGATACGGGCGTTTGTTCCATCCAAACCAAACGTTTTAATGAAGAAGTCGCCAACTTACCAAAAGATATTCAAATTTTGACGATTAGTAATGACCTACCCTTTGCACAAAAGCGTTTTTGTAAAGCTGAAAATATAGATAAAATAACCGTATTATCTGATAGTGTTTGGCGAGACTTTGCCACAAAGTATGGCATCCTGATCAAAGATATGGGTTTGCTAACTCGTTCTATTTTTATCATTGATACCTCAGGTAAAATTGCTTATAAAGAATTGGTACCAAACATTTCAGATCACCCTAACTATGAAATGGCTTTAGCGACTTTAAAAGCATTAAGCCCAGATCAAAAAATGGCGGGTGAGCCAAAAAATCACTAG
- a CDS encoding Hsp20 family protein — translation MRTNTDFSPLYRSFIGFDHLASMMDKASRADKQSSYPPYNIELLADDEYRITMALAGFAESELDIESKDNNLIVTGTKAANKEPSERKFLHQGIAERSFERKFQLGDHVKIIGAFMENGLLHIDLKREIPEALKPRKIAINGKSLLEGKSK, via the coding sequence ATGCGTACAAATACAGATTTCAGCCCACTTTACCGCTCATTTATTGGTTTCGATCACTTAGCCAGTATGATGGACAAAGCCTCACGTGCTGATAAACAATCATCTTACCCCCCTTATAATATTGAATTGCTTGCCGACGACGAATATCGTATTACCATGGCATTAGCAGGCTTTGCTGAAAGCGAACTAGATATTGAGTCTAAAGATAATAATTTAATTGTTACCGGTACAAAAGCCGCTAATAAAGAACCAAGCGAACGAAAATTTTTACATCAAGGAATTGCAGAGCGAAGCTTTGAACGAAAATTTCAACTAGGTGACCATGTAAAAATAATTGGTGCCTTCATGGAGAATGGTTTGCTCCATATCGACTTAAAAAGAGAAATACCAGAAGCCTTAAAACCAAGAAAAATTGCAATTAATGGTAAAAGCTTATTAGAAGGAAAAAGTAAGTAA
- a CDS encoding alpha/beta fold hydrolase, translated as MTTLPKGVYISGQGPAIVFLHSSLSTAKQWIPLINHLKDKFTCINIDILGYGNADKVIDEANYDFNVELTRIRLILAHCIAEQPYHLVGHSCGGAIALKLAVEQPNQLLSLSLYEPVAFHLLTKGSAEREEADSFAFKVADLSNEQAAQLFTDFWNSKGFFNKLPAKLQAMMAADMQKVNLDFKGLISESYQLTDLAAITCKATLYSGLQSPHLSQFLAEKIANALPNGYLCQLEAGHMGPINQAELVLKEMAERIG; from the coding sequence ATGACAACACTACCCAAAGGTGTCTATATATCAGGGCAGGGTCCTGCAATTGTATTTTTACATTCATCTTTAAGTACAGCGAAACAATGGATACCACTTATTAACCACCTAAAAGATAAGTTTACGTGTATTAATATTGATATTTTAGGTTATGGTAATGCTGATAAAGTAATTGATGAAGCTAACTACGACTTTAACGTTGAGTTAACTCGTATACGGTTAATATTAGCTCATTGTATTGCTGAGCAACCTTACCACCTAGTTGGCCACTCTTGTGGTGGTGCTATCGCGCTTAAGTTGGCGGTGGAGCAACCCAATCAATTATTAAGCTTGTCTTTATATGAGCCAGTTGCTTTTCATTTATTAACTAAAGGTTCTGCTGAAAGAGAAGAAGCAGACAGCTTCGCTTTTAAAGTTGCTGATCTTTCAAATGAGCAAGCAGCGCAATTATTTACCGATTTTTGGAATAGTAAAGGATTTTTTAATAAATTACCGGCAAAGCTTCAGGCAATGATGGCAGCCGACATGCAAAAGGTTAATTTAGACTTTAAAGGATTAATTTCAGAAAGCTATCAACTAACTGATTTAGCGGCTATTACTTGCAAAGCAACACTATACTCTGGTTTACAAAGTCCACATTTGAGCCAGTTTCTGGCTGAAAAAATTGCTAATGCCTTGCCCAATGGTTATTTATGCCAACTTGAAGCAGGACACATGGGCCCAATAAATCAAGCAGAATTAGTATTAAAAGAAATGGCTGAGCGAATAGGATAA
- a CDS encoding response regulator yields MSTPLLICDDSNMARKQVARSLPDGWDVDISFATNGSEGIEAIKAGKGDVLLLDLNMPVMDGYQVLETIVAQDLPTLVIVISGDIQPEAHQRVTSLGALDFIKKPVSKEKLTEILATYGIYKATAHDENNVVASSEVEALKPTEKITLKPLTEAAAKKPEESINKKPQQEYLDHDIRDCYQEIANVAMGRAGDLLARLLNVFVVLPIPNVNLIEVSELSMALSAVERHESTSGICQGFIGAGVSGEALLILNDSSFKDIASLMNYQYEVDESAELELLMDLANVLIGACLSGVSEQLDMSFSQGHPVVLGQHRKISELIASNANRWRRTLAIEISYSIENYSIKCDLLLLFTEESMNTLNNKLAYLLD; encoded by the coding sequence ATGTCTACTCCGCTTTTAATTTGTGATGATTCAAATATGGCGCGCAAGCAAGTAGCGCGTTCTTTACCTGATGGCTGGGATGTCGATATCAGTTTTGCTACTAATGGCTCAGAAGGGATTGAAGCGATTAAAGCGGGTAAGGGAGATGTTCTTTTACTTGATTTAAATATGCCGGTAATGGATGGATATCAAGTATTAGAAACTATTGTTGCTCAAGATTTACCCACATTAGTTATTGTTATTTCTGGCGATATTCAGCCCGAGGCCCATCAAAGAGTTACTAGTTTAGGCGCTTTAGATTTTATAAAAAAGCCAGTAAGTAAGGAAAAGCTAACCGAGATATTAGCGACTTATGGTATTTATAAAGCTACTGCCCACGACGAAAATAATGTTGTAGCTAGCAGTGAAGTGGAAGCGCTTAAACCTACAGAAAAAATTACATTAAAACCGCTGACTGAAGCTGCTGCAAAAAAGCCCGAAGAATCTATTAATAAAAAACCGCAACAAGAATACCTCGATCATGACATTAGAGATTGCTATCAAGAAATAGCAAATGTTGCAATGGGGCGTGCAGGAGACTTATTAGCTCGATTATTAAATGTTTTTGTGGTGCTACCTATCCCAAACGTAAACTTAATTGAAGTAAGTGAATTAAGCATGGCGCTTTCAGCAGTTGAGCGACATGAAAGTACTTCAGGTATTTGCCAAGGCTTTATTGGTGCTGGCGTTTCTGGTGAGGCGTTATTAATTTTAAATGATTCTAGCTTTAAAGATATTGCTTCATTGATGAACTACCAGTACGAAGTAGATGAAAGCGCTGAGCTAGAATTATTAATGGACTTAGCCAATGTATTAATAGGTGCTTGTTTAAGTGGGGTATCTGAACAACTGGATATGTCTTTTAGCCAAGGGCATCCGGTGGTACTTGGACAACATCGAAAAATATCAGAACTTATTGCCTCTAATGCTAACCGTTGGCGGAGGACCTTGGCAATTGAAATCAGCTATAGTATAGAAAATTACTCAATAAAGTGTGATTTATTGCTTCTTTTTACTGAAGAGTCAATGAACACTTTAAATAATAAATTAGCGTATTTGTTGGATTAA
- a CDS encoding amidohydrolase, whose protein sequence is MTFNKLIPLIPLAFIGSVFSQTTIINNVKGYSINNNKLQTFHAIQFTDDKIEKIYTKEEPLINDSRIRVINGQGKTMLPGLIDSHGHVLGYGLSLLNADLVNTASEQEAVSRTLAYAKKNPNLVWVHGRGWNQVQWESNSFPTAASLDKVFPDQPVWLKRVDGHAGWANSKAMKLAGITANTLSPDGGEIIKDKNGQPTGVFIDNAMDLINAEVPELNKEQQKFALKKAMDSLVSMGLTSVHDAGIDNNNIALFKELAQEKAMPIRINAMLYLPSNNWQETLKGGHYKSQSDMFALNSVKIQADGALGSRGAALIEDYSDHSGHKGLLLHDTESLTRYIETAMNAGFQVNTHAIGDNANTITLDLYEKLIKKTKTKALRHRIEHAQILQLSDIPRFNQLGVIAAMQATHATSDKNMAQDRIGEQRILGAYAWRKLLNAKAIIAAGSDFPVESANPFFGLHASVTRQDKVNLPEGGWFPEEKMTRLESLKSFTIDAAYSGHQEKIIGSLEAGKKADFILIENDYFTMPEQDIWKIEVSDTWVNGRHVYSK, encoded by the coding sequence ATGACGTTCAACAAACTAATTCCGTTAATACCATTAGCTTTCATAGGGTCTGTATTTTCACAAACCACTATCATAAATAATGTTAAAGGTTACTCAATCAATAACAACAAGCTTCAAACATTCCATGCTATTCAATTTACTGACGATAAAATTGAAAAGATATACACCAAGGAAGAGCCACTGATAAATGATAGCCGTATTAGAGTAATTAACGGCCAAGGAAAAACAATGCTTCCTGGACTAATCGACTCTCACGGCCATGTTTTAGGTTACGGTTTAAGCTTACTTAACGCTGACTTAGTTAACACTGCAAGTGAGCAAGAAGCCGTAAGCCGTACCTTAGCGTATGCAAAAAAGAACCCGAATTTAGTGTGGGTGCATGGCCGAGGTTGGAACCAAGTTCAGTGGGAAAGTAACAGTTTTCCTACAGCTGCTAGCCTAGATAAGGTATTTCCTGATCAACCCGTTTGGTTAAAGCGTGTTGATGGGCATGCCGGTTGGGCTAACAGTAAAGCAATGAAATTAGCAGGTATCACTGCTAACACTCTTTCGCCGGATGGTGGCGAGATAATAAAAGATAAAAATGGTCAACCAACCGGCGTTTTTATTGATAATGCAATGGATTTGATTAACGCTGAAGTACCTGAATTAAATAAAGAACAACAAAAGTTTGCGCTTAAAAAAGCAATGGACAGTTTAGTGTCAATGGGGCTAACCAGCGTTCATGATGCAGGTATAGATAACAATAACATTGCACTATTTAAAGAATTAGCTCAAGAAAAAGCGATGCCAATTCGCATTAACGCAATGCTTTACCTACCATCAAACAATTGGCAAGAAACTTTAAAGGGTGGACATTACAAAAGCCAAAGCGATATGTTTGCACTTAATAGTGTAAAGATTCAAGCAGACGGTGCATTAGGCAGTAGAGGCGCAGCATTGATTGAAGATTACTCTGATCATTCAGGTCATAAAGGACTTTTACTTCACGATACAGAAAGCTTAACTCGCTATATAGAAACAGCCATGAATGCCGGCTTTCAAGTTAACACCCATGCTATCGGTGATAATGCCAACACAATCACGCTAGACTTATACGAAAAACTCATTAAAAAGACAAAAACAAAAGCATTACGCCATCGTATTGAACATGCTCAAATACTGCAGCTCTCAGATATTCCGCGTTTTAATCAATTGGGAGTAATAGCCGCTATGCAGGCTACACATGCCACTAGTGATAAAAATATGGCACAAGATAGAATAGGCGAGCAGCGAATTTTAGGTGCTTATGCGTGGCGTAAACTGTTAAATGCTAAAGCCATAATAGCAGCTGGTTCAGATTTTCCTGTAGAGTCTGCTAATCCATTTTTTGGCTTACATGCCTCTGTTACACGCCAAGATAAAGTAAATCTACCTGAAGGTGGTTGGTTTCCAGAAGAGAAAATGACACGTTTAGAGTCTCTCAAAAGCTTTACTATAGATGCTGCTTACTCGGGGCATCAAGAAAAAATAATTGGTAGTTTAGAAGCTGGCAAAAAAGCTGATTTTATTCTAATTGAAAACGACTACTTTACTATGCCAGAGCAAGATATTTGGAAAATTGAAGTATCTGATACTTGGGTAAATGGCCGACACGTCTATAGCAAATAA
- a CDS encoding SDR family oxidoreductase, protein MNIDLTNKRALVCGSSQGIGRACAIELALLGASVTLFARNKESLDKVIAILDTSKSQQHQVLIADFNEPEKVSSVIKNNIKNNGGYEILINNTGGPAPGPANTASAVSFIEAFNLHLITNHHLVQAVIPYMKKQGYGRIINVISTSVKQPLPGLGVSNTIRGAVASWAKTLANELGEFGITVNNVLPGATATGRLEAIIDGKAKKQNISFAQAADNEKALIPMRRFATPEEFAYAAAFLASPSASYITGINLPVDGGRTSSL, encoded by the coding sequence ATGAATATTGATTTAACCAATAAGCGTGCCTTAGTTTGCGGCAGTAGCCAAGGCATAGGAAGAGCATGTGCAATTGAACTCGCACTTTTAGGCGCCAGTGTTACGCTTTTCGCTAGAAACAAAGAAAGCTTAGATAAAGTTATTGCGATTTTAGATACATCAAAAAGTCAGCAACATCAGGTATTAATTGCAGATTTTAATGAACCTGAAAAAGTAAGCTCGGTGATAAAAAACAATATAAAGAATAATGGTGGATATGAGATATTAATTAATAATACTGGAGGCCCTGCACCAGGACCTGCAAATACGGCAAGTGCAGTGAGTTTTATTGAAGCGTTTAACCTTCACTTAATCACTAACCACCACTTAGTACAAGCCGTAATTCCTTATATGAAAAAGCAAGGTTATGGTCGTATCATTAATGTAATTTCAACTTCAGTAAAACAACCTTTACCTGGTTTAGGTGTATCAAACACAATCAGAGGTGCGGTAGCAAGTTGGGCAAAAACACTTGCAAATGAACTAGGTGAGTTTGGTATTACGGTTAATAATGTACTACCAGGAGCAACAGCCACAGGTCGACTAGAAGCAATTATAGATGGCAAGGCAAAGAAGCAAAATATCTCTTTTGCTCAAGCTGCTGATAATGAAAAAGCACTTATCCCTATGCGCCGATTTGCAACGCCAGAAGAGTTTGCCTACGCTGCCGCTTTTTTAGCTTCACCTTCTGCAAGCTATATAACAGGTATCAATCTCCCTGTTGATGGCGGTAGAACTTCGTCTTTGTAG
- a CDS encoding GGDEF domain-containing protein, translating to MSLETEQINELHWLMEMLHTIDVGLVVLDRDYHIQIWNGFMENHSGLLPREVKGKFLFDLFDEISQEWFVRKAESVFLLKNKAFTIWEQRSYLFRFQNYRPITGTADFMYQNTTFIPLMSATGEVTHLCLIVYDVTDMAVHKKELEKANKELAILSQTDGLTKLFNRTHWETCLQAEYKRWLRSQHASCLVMLDIDHFKSVNDTYGHMVGDEVIRHISGLIRKHVRETDISGRYGGEEFAILLADTTLENGKVFAERLRSAIEKSVVKYNDIDLKYTISLGIAEVNPSISNYETWIECADAALYMSKEAGRNRTTLYPNGARINDQP from the coding sequence ATGTCGTTAGAAACAGAACAAATTAATGAGTTACATTGGCTAATGGAAATGCTGCACACTATTGATGTGGGCTTAGTTGTATTAGACAGAGATTATCATATTCAGATTTGGAATGGTTTTATGGAAAACCATAGCGGCTTGCTACCACGAGAAGTTAAAGGTAAGTTTTTATTCGACTTATTTGATGAAATTTCTCAGGAATGGTTTGTGAGAAAAGCGGAATCTGTGTTCTTATTAAAAAATAAAGCGTTTACCATTTGGGAGCAACGTTCGTACTTGTTTCGTTTTCAAAATTATCGACCAATTACTGGAACGGCCGATTTTATGTATCAGAATACGACGTTCATCCCATTAATGTCTGCTACGGGTGAAGTCACACATTTATGCTTGATCGTGTATGACGTTACCGATATGGCCGTGCATAAAAAAGAGTTAGAAAAAGCAAATAAAGAGCTCGCAATTTTAAGCCAAACTGACGGGCTAACGAAACTATTTAATCGCACGCATTGGGAAACTTGCTTACAAGCAGAATATAAGCGTTGGTTGCGCAGTCAGCATGCGAGCTGCTTAGTGATGTTAGATATAGACCATTTTAAAAGTGTTAACGATACCTACGGTCATATGGTCGGTGACGAGGTTATTCGTCATATTTCTGGGTTGATCAGAAAACATGTGCGTGAAACTGATATTTCTGGAAGGTACGGTGGTGAGGAGTTTGCAATTTTGCTGGCTGATACTACGCTAGAAAATGGTAAGGTGTTTGCTGAACGTTTAAGGTCAGCGATAGAAAAATCAGTCGTTAAATATAATGATATTGATTTAAAGTACACGATATCATTGGGTATTGCAGAGGTTAACCCATCTATTTCAAATTATGAAACATGGATAGAATGCGCAGATGCTGCCTTATATATGTCTAAAGAAGCAGGTAGAAATAGAACAACGCTATACCCAAATGGAGCTAGAATAAATGATCAGCCTTAA
- a CDS encoding MGMT family protein, with protein sequence MNKHYQQIWQTVQLIPKGKVASYGQIADLAGLPGKARLVGRSLGLVPTKGWNNNEVPWYRVINSQGKISFPVGSELFEKQKELLLEEQVVVIGAKIKLTEFQWQPDLAQLLFQLKF encoded by the coding sequence TTGAATAAACATTATCAGCAAATATGGCAAACAGTGCAGTTGATCCCTAAAGGCAAAGTGGCGAGCTATGGACAAATCGCTGATTTAGCTGGTTTACCTGGTAAAGCTAGGTTAGTGGGAAGATCGTTAGGGCTTGTCCCTACTAAGGGGTGGAATAATAATGAAGTACCTTGGTATCGAGTAATTAATTCGCAAGGTAAAATTTCATTTCCTGTGGGTAGTGAGTTATTTGAAAAACAAAAAGAGCTATTACTAGAAGAGCAAGTAGTGGTAATAGGCGCAAAAATCAAACTTACCGAATTTCAATGGCAGCCTGATCTTGCGCAACTTTTATTTCAATTAAAGTTTTAG